In Dromiciops gliroides isolate mDroGli1 chromosome 4, mDroGli1.pri, whole genome shotgun sequence, one DNA window encodes the following:
- the LRRFIP1 gene encoding leucine-rich repeat flightless-interacting protein 1 isoform X10, with protein sequence MEMGTQGSGRRRLPQRERLTAEDDALSQIAREAEARLAAKRAARAEAREIRMKELERQQKEASDEDERMSVGSRGSLRVEERPEKDFAEKGSRNMPSLSAATLASLGGTSSRRGSGDTSISVDTEASMREIKDSLAEVEEKYKKAMVSNAQLDNEKMNFMYQVDTLKDALLELEEQLAESRRQYEEKNKEFERQKHAHSVLQFQFAEAKEALKQREEMLAKHGIILNSEITTNGEPLDNLSHMSHLGSPKLSQEETNTLKSSSDGTLGRASEVEVASENVDKVGQSAVLQNPEREQPQADSAKAGVDTKALPPDGNAEAETPPQDHAMVPETLAKDPTHVLETHSVPENTNELVEPNGGGDRQGASTESIYHDDLNSNVDQNQETAGSTHFPSVVISQDEDSSLDDQNEKKEFVEKQKEGKSEEEGSRKLAQETDHLGTPDTERIGTEIEELSETHSENLLEGTEAKDRTVVDSKAASKGAKDGAVSGDEKCTDLTKGEQNKEKENGFIKEEPHQTIPSSPQIKSSQPEKIDRKVRTGENECSDRKVPTAERDDQKRQMCDSSPRKSKNKKKKNRKKKSPPVDSPEDVKKELVFQNTEEEEEEEEVKLEAESQAQDALGEAIQEEKPETGTDLDEYVDCPEEAKADLDDGPKREAKNHERGVADDSKASELDNDVGASSKGECSPSEVAGVRSIEESIPSDRPAKKAAEQSQMSKLENKRASGSEPENKEAPSSPDPSPPTEMTEETFEQSDEQPETAEEVLESNSLDSHEATDPEDSIKAESKEDAPGRSSKGKDKNKEECSMS encoded by the exons gttgAAGAGAGGCCAGAAAAGGACTTTGCTGAGAAG ggATCCCGTAACATGCCCAGCTTATCAGCAGCCACGTTGGCCTCTCTGGGCGGAACCTCCTCTCGGAGGGGCAGTGGAGACACCTCCATCTCTGTGGACACCGAGGCCTCCATGAGGGAAATCAAG GATTCCCTTGCTGAGGTCGAGGAGAAATACAAGAAGGCCATGGTTTCTAATGCTCAATTAGACAATGAAAAGATGAACTTCATGTACCAGGTTGACACCCTAAAGGATGCactgttagaactggaagaacaGTTGGCTGAGTCTCGAAgacaatatgaagaaaaaaacaaa GAGTTCGAAAGGCAGAAACATGCCCACAGTGTGTTGCAATTTCAGTTTGCTGAAGCCAAAGAGGCCTTAAAACAACGAGAGGAGATGCTCGCA AAACATGGAATAATACTGAATTCTGAAATCACTACCAATGGAGAGCCTCTAGATAATCTAAGTCACATGAGCCACCTGGGATCTCCCAAGCTGTCACAAGAGGAAACAAATACCCTCAAGTCATCCAGCGATGGGACACTTG GAAGAGCCAGTGAAGTGGAGGTGGCGAGTGAGAATGTGGACAAAGTGGGGCAAAGCGCGGTCTTGCAGAATCCTGAGCGTGAACAGCCCCAGGCGGATTCCGCCAAGGCAGGTGTGGACACCAAGGCCTTACCTCCTGATGGGAATGCTGAGGCAGAAACCCCCCCGCAGGACCATGCCATGGTGCCTGAAACATTAGCCAAGGATCCAACCCATGTGCTAGAGACTCATTCTGTCCCCGAAAATACCAACGAGCTGGTGGAACCCAATGGGGGTGGAGACAGACAGGGGGCTAGCACAGAATCCATTTACCACGATGATTTAAATAGTAATGTTGATCAGAATCAGGAAACTGCAGGGAGCACTCACTTTCCCAGTGTTGTGATTAGCCAGGATGAGGACAGTTCTTTAGATgatcaaaatgaaaagaaagaattcgtagaaaagcagaaagaggGAAAATCAGAGGAAGAGGGTAGCAGGAAATTAGCTCAGGAAACTGATCATTTGGGGACACCAGATACTGAAAGAATAGGCACAGAGATCGAGGAACTAAGTGAGACTCATTCAGAAAACTTGCTTGAAGGGACCGAAGCCAAAGACAGGACCGTGGTAGATTCAAAAGCAGCCAGCAAAGGGGCTAAAGATGGAGCAGTTAGTGGGGATGAAAAATGTACAGATCTCACAAAAGGGGAACAAAacaaggagaaggaaaatgggtTCATAAAGGAGGAGCCGCACCAGACAATTCCATCTTCTCCTCAAATCAAGAGCAGTCAGCCAGAAAAAATAGACAGGAAGGTCAGGACTGGTGAAAATGAATGCTCCGATCGGAAGGTGCCCACAGCAGAAAGAGATGACCAGAAAAGGCAAATGTGTGACTCCTCACCCAGAAAGtccaagaacaagaagaagaaaaacaggaagaaaaaatcaCCCCCTGTCGACTCTCCCGAAGATGTTAAGAAAGAGTTGGTCTTCCAAAacacagaggaagaggaggaggaagaggaagtaaaATTGGAGGCCGAGAGTCAAGCCCAAGATGCCCTTGGCGAGGCGATCCAAGAGGAGAAGCCAGAAACGGGGACCGATCTCGATGAATATGTGGATTGTCCAGAGGAAGCCAAAGCTGACTTAGATGACGGACCAAAGAGGGAAGCCAAGAACCATGAAAGGGGTGTAGCTGACGACAGCAAAGCATCTGAGCTTGACAATGATGTAGGAGCCAGCAGCAAGGGAGAGTGCAGTCCCTCAGAGGTTGCAGGGGTTAGGAGCATAGAAGAGTCCATCCCAAGCGATCGTCCTGCCAAGAAAGCAGCAGAGCAAAGCCAGATGTCCAAACTGGAGAATAAAAGAGCTTCAGGCAGTGAGCCTGAAAACAAAGAGGCGCCATCTTCCCCTGATCCTAGTCCTCCCACCGAGATGACGGAGGAAACCTTCGAGCAGTCAGATGAGCAGCCAGAGACAGCTGAGGAAGTGTTAGAGAGTAACAGCCTAGATAGTCATGAGGCTACAGACCCAGAAGACAGCATCAAGGCAGAGAGCAAAGAGGACGCCCCAGGCAGGAGCAGTAAggggaaagataaaaataaggaagaatgCTCCATGTCTTGA